The DNA segment AGTCTACGCTTCTGCTTGTGAAAGCGTGAAATTGCGCTTGCAGTATAAAGATAAAATGCTAGCCTTGAATGAAACCAGTCGTCATTTGTGTAAGTAAAACTTTATCCTGCCATCAAGTACACTGATTCGCCGCTGTACTAGGCTGAAATCCAATTGAATTTTAAGAGGTTGATTTTTTGATAGCCGTGAATCACAGAGCAGGACAGACCATTTTGGCAACGTATCAGAGTATTGTGGCAAGCTCAACCATTACACAAGTGTATAAACAATGGTCCATAAGTCCCTTGTTATGCCTTAATTTTACAACtacctttatttaaaataactaTGAAAAGTTATGTGCAAAGTTAAATGTTAGCATTGACTTTCTCTTCTAATTTCTACTAGAAATTCACTAGCACTAGCACTTCactagcaaataaaaaaaaaccatccaacAAACCTTATAACAATTACGtacaaaatcaaaagaaatggCTTGCACGTTCCATTCGTCGTAGTATATCTCAACTATACCATTAAACCGCACCCAACAATCTGTTAGAAATAAAACGTACAGTCAGAGTCAGGATGCTCTGCAATTGATATCGAACTCACGAAACAACAGACACCACCTGAAGATTTATGTGGATTGATAAAGCCATTTTTCGCCAACAATATAAATACAATGCTGGCAATATTTTCATGAAGATGTTTCTCTTGGAACAAACTGTGCAGTTTCATTTCACAAACACTATCACATTCCACCTATGAAGCAATCGAAGTTAAAAGAATTATGGTTGTTTCGTGTCGATGGaatgaacaataaaaaataacttgCCCGGATACGTATTTTATACACACAAAGCACGTTTTCATGAAATATCaagcaaaaacataaataagcaCCAGGTTTGGAGGTGATCTATGAATGTACGACTTGCGCTATCGAAACCACAATTCACAATTCGCATTTATCACATATTTATATAAGTTATAAGAATAAGTTTTATTAGTCTCTAGCTAAATGATTACTCTTTTCGACTGCTCACAGATGCAGAGAGCTCAACATCTTTTTCCAGATCGACATTTTAATTGACTAATTTTGCCTTCCCATGCATTTTGTCCCGTACCCGTATGCTGAATAATTGGATAGATACTTGCAGATTGACCCTTTCTTAACAAAGCCTTTTCTTAAGCGAATCTTTGGAAACACCCCTTTGCAATTTCCTTGCAAACagtattttgctttttttctgcctTCTTCTCTAAAGTGCACTAAACCACCGCATTGGCCATCCGGCCATCTACTGCCAACGGGGATGAGCCGGAGATgagcaaataagaaaaagaagaaattttcaactttatcctttttcttccattgtccgctttctatttgttttaagTAGCTTTGCTTGCTCCCGCTCAACGTTCATTTTGTTCCAGGAACTAAATGTTCCCACCGCCCGCCAGCTCCGGTGGAGCAGCTGATGACCGGAAATGAGAAAATGCGTTTGATTAAAGGACAGTCCAGCCTGTGCGCCAGTTCAATTAAGTTACACAAAGCGCTGTGACAGTGGAAAGTGCTGTGTCATTTGTCTTGTGTCACTAAATGCATTGTGCATTAAGCTGTTGCATTCAAGCGTAATGCCCGCGGGTAGCTTACCAGCTTTACTTGATTAATCGTACCATATTTGTCTTGCTTATCCAAAGGGCTTTatcgtttgcttcattttgcaTAATTTGAGAAATAATTTCATAGCtcagaataaaataaataattaagaaaaaaCCTTTCATGTAATATCTTCAGAAGCTCACTCTTAGCTATAGAACACAAAGATAAGCGACAGTAAGCAATCCTTAAACCCCCATTAAACATTAACTATAAATTTGTTGTATTTACTAAGCCTGTATTAAATCTTACACAATCTCAAGCAATCCCTATTTCCCACAAGAAAGGACCTACCGTGCTTACAGCGATTGGTCATGAGgagtttatttaattttgccgTTTACTTGCTTTCTGTCTCATGCAACCCGGGTCGAGCAAACCAGCGAAAACATTTCTAATCTGTACCtgttttgaatttaaacattaaaacttGGACTGCTGTGaaaattcttttattttgaccGATCGCGTCGAGTGCTAAAGATGGACTCACCTTTTATTTCATACGCTCATGATAGCAAACTTCTCTGGTTTGTCGCTTAACCTATGAAATTCTAAGAAAGGCCGATCGGCCACCAAAAGCGCGCACGTGCCTTAGCGCAGACAATtgtcttttgttttacaaagcAAATACAGAGTTCTCGGTATTGTTTTCGCTTCGCTCACACCATCTGGCGCCCCTAGTTCCTAGCATCGTATTCTTTTGCTTCGACATACTCCCCCCCGGTTGAATTATTGAATTCAACAGAATTGTTTTCGGTTACAGGCAAAATACAGATTTTTGATATTCCGCGCTTGTACAAACCATCTTTCGTTTTGACGGTAACTACTCTTATGTTCCCATCACTTCCCGGAAAAATCTCAACTATTCTACCATAACACCATTTCAGGGGTGGTAAACCATCGTCTTTCACAAGCACCATTGTTCCGACGGAGATGTTGTTGCGTTGACGGGTCCACTTTGTCCGTGGTTGTAGACCGGACAAATACTCAgtactccaacgtttccacaGCCTTCGAAGATATTCTTGTACTTCCTGCCATTGATTCAGCTGGTTGATTGGAACCGCTTCCAGGGATGGTTCGGCCAAGGCAGAAAGCGGACGATGGATCAGGAAATGTCCCGGCGTCAAAACGTCAAGATCAGCTGGATCGGTTGATAGTTGAGTCAACGGTCGAGAATTCATGCAACTCTCGATCTGCGTTAGAAGCGTGGTGAGCTGCTCGTAGGTCAGCAACGCGTTTCCCATCGTAGGCCTAAGATGATTTTTGAAGGATTTGACAGCCGCCTCCCATAGGCCGCCAAAATTCGGAGAACGAGGGGGGATGAACTTAAATTCGATGCCTTCATCGCTGCACTTCCGAGTTATGTCGCCTTGCCATGCCTGATCCTTGAATTGCTGAGCTAGGACAGCCAATTCTTTCGATGCGCCTACAAAATTCTTAGCGTTGTCACATTCAATTAATGAAGGCTTACCTCTGCGCGCGATGAATCTGCGTAGGGCCGCAATAAAGGCGTCTGTGGTCAAGTCTGTAACAAGATCGATGTGCACCGCTTTCACGACCATGCATACAAAAATGACCACGTATCCTTTTAGCGGCTGCGATTTTCTATGGGGATAGCGGTATGCTATCGGGCCGCATAGATCCACTCCAGTGCGGACGAATGGTAAGGCTGGAGACACGCGTTCCATTGGTAAGTCGCCCATAATTTGTTGAAGCGATGTTGGTCGACAGCGGAAACATTGCAAACATGAGTGCACTGTCTTTCGGGCTAAATTTCTGACTCGCAAAGGCCAAAACCTTTCGCGCAGGCTCGTGGTCAGAAATTGAGGGCTGGCATGCAACATTTTCAGATGAACGAACATTGCAATCATGTCGGTGAGGGGATGATTGGATGGAAGTATCATAGGATGTCGTCGATCGTTAGATACTTCTGCATGACGTAGCCTGCCACCTACTCGCAGTATGCCGGCTTCGATGTATGGATTTAACGACTTTCATGTTGTGCAAGACGGACGAGACACTTGATTGAATCGTTTAGTTCTTCAGTGGTCAGATGCGTATATCGTCGTTGATCACGATTTTTGAGTTTTGCGTTGTGAGCAAATCTGAGTATCCATGCTACAAGTCTTTTCAAATCGCCGAATGACGAACgcagtttaaaaatgaaactcGGTTCAATAGAATGAGCTGCCAACGTAACTCTTTCTTCGAGATCTTCCTTAGGTAGTTCAACCTTACTTGCAACCTTTGTAGGGAAAATCAGAGGTTCTTCATTTAGCCAATTCGGGCCGTTCCACCATAATGTGGCATGCTGTAGCTGTGCTGGATCCATTCCGCGAGAAATTATATCTGCTGGATTTTCTATACCGGGTACGTgattccattttccatttgcagTGAGATGTTGTATTTCCGATACACGATTCGCAACGAAAGTTTTCCAGCGCGATGGGTTTGCTGCCAACCAGTGTAGGACAATACTTGAATCTGACCAAAAATAtggttttatttcaattttcaaggcaCCGGAAACCTTTTCATACAGATGTGCCAAGAGTAATGCGGCTGATAGCTCTAAACGAGGTAAACAAACTCGTTTTTGTTTACGCGAAGTTGCCAGAGGAGCTACTTTAGATTTAGCCGTTAGTAAATTCACTGTAACTGTATCATCGCTGGATACAGATCTGATGTAAATACAAGCGCCGTACGCCTTTTCAGACGCATCGCAAAATCCGTGTAGCTGTATTTGTTTTACAGGCGTGTGAGAAAGAACCCAACGTTGGATACTTATGTTATTAAGTTCTGCAAGATTTTTACGAAAATCTCTCCACTGTTTCTGTAGTGGTGGGTTGAGAGGTTCATCCCAAGACGTTTCATTGCGCCAAAGCTCTTGAAGATACATTTTAGCTGCCACTATCACAGGACCGACCAATCCTAAAGGATCGAAAAGTTTTGCCGAGTCTGATACAGCAATGCGTTTCGTAACTGGATTGTCATGATTGCTGTACTCAGGTGTTTCGAAGAGAAAATTGTCGGTTGTTGGTTGCCATTTCAGACCCAATGTTTTGATGCATGATGTTGGCGAATCAAGATCATAAACAGTTCGATCATCCCGAAGATCAACGGGAATTTTTTCTAGTAGTTCGGAGCAGTTAGATGTCCATTTACGAAGACAAAGACCAGCAGATTGAAGTAAATTCAATAATTGGTCACTGAGTTTCTGCCCTTCCTCTACACTATTGACTCCTGTTAGCATGTCGTCCATGTAAAAGTCGTTAGCTAAAACCTTTGTTGCCTCTGGGTAAGTATTTGCTTCTAGTTTTGCTAGATGTTTGTTGCCTCTGGGTAAGTATTTGCTTCTAGTTTTGCTAGATGTTGTAGAGTTTTAGTTGCGAGGTATGGTGCGCAAGAAGTACCATAAGTGACTGTGCTCAATTCAAATGTACAAATTGGATCGGTTGGTTTATTTCGCCATAGAATTCGTTGCAAGGGACGGTCTTCGTCAGCTACCAAAATTTGTCTGTACATTTTCTCAATGTCAGCCACGAGTACAAATTTTGGCATACGAAATCTTAGTAAGATAGACATAAGATCGTCTTGAAGGATTGGGCCTACCATCAAACAATCGTTTAATGAGACTCCACTGCTGGAAGAGCAcgacgcatcaaacaccacccgAAGCTTGGTGGTAGTTTTATCGGGACGAAGCACACAATGGTGCGGCATGTAATAGCTTGGGCTAACTTGTCCTGTGGTGTTTTCTGTTATTTGTACCATGTGGTTAAGGTTTATATATTCTGAAACAAACTGTGAATATTCTGCTTTAAGTTGTGGTCTGGTTTCTAAACGTCTTTCTAATGCTAGGAATCTGCGTAAAGCAATAGATTTGGATTCGCCCAGCTGGGCAATTTTGTCGTCGCGTGTTGGTAGAGAAACCACAAACCGACCTGCGGTGTTACGTTTTGTTGTTCTATCAAAATATTGTTCACATTTGCTTTCTTCCACCGATAG comes from the Anopheles coluzzii chromosome 2, AcolN3, whole genome shotgun sequence genome and includes:
- the LOC125906840 gene encoding uncharacterized protein LOC125906840 → MDDMLTGVNSVEEGQKLSDQLLNLLQSAGLCLRKWTSNCSELLEKIPVDLRDDRTVYDLDSPTSCIKTLGLKWQPTTDNFLFETPEYSNHDNPVTKRIAVSDSAKLFDPLGLVGPVIVAAKMYLQELWRNETSWDEPLNPPLQKQWRDFRKNLAELNNISIQRWVLSHTPVKQIQLHGFCDASEKAYGACIYIRSVSSDDTVTVNLLTAKSKVAPLATSRKQKRVCLPRLELSAALLLAHLYEKVSGALKIEIKPYFWSDSSIVLHWLAANPSRWKTFVANRVSEIQHLTANGKWNHVPGIENPADIISRGMDPAQLQHATLWWNGPNWLNEEPLIFPTKVASKVELPKEDLEERVTLAAHSIEPSFIFKLRSSFGDLKRLVAWILRFAHNAKLKNRDQRRYTHLTTEELNDSIKCLVRLAQHESR